The following are from one region of the Chloracidobacterium sp. genome:
- a CDS encoding S46 family peptidase, with the protein MKRILGLFLILGLLISVPLNRADDGMWTFDNPPLKQWKEKYGFEPSKDWLDKVRLASPKFPGASGAFVSPNGLIATNHHVASSIIAKLSTKERDLMKTGFYARTQAEELKAQDTEIVVLMSYENVTDRVHGAAKSAATDAEAGTKRSAEIANIEKECGTSTGLNCIVISLYSGGEYWLYRNKRYTDIRLVMAPEEQAAYFGGDYDNFTYPRHDLDFTFLRAYENGQPAKTPNFLKWSPTGPKDGEFIVVSGYPGSTARLLTVAQLAYQRDVGNPLQKKVWELRRNALVKYSKLGAEQMRQASPGMRSFANSLKRLDGQQEGLLNPRNFARKEAEEKELRDKLAENPELNKLYAPAWENIANAYKELPAMANRLAFSNLAASRLATIASQLVTYHAEIVKPNAQRYAEYRDSRLDAFRTGLLSPAPVYVEMEEAALTAWLEDALKVLGPDDPFIRAAIGDAEPSEVVRRAVRETKLTDPASRKALLEGPASAIEASTDPMVMLARRVDPVVRELRSWNEKNISSVETANGTKIAQARFAAYGKTKPPDANGQLRLQFGVVKGYDEDTTLVPYKTTYFGLYDRALSFNEMPPYDLPASIRNARSKIDLATPLNFVYTADTIGGSSGSPVINRNGELVGLNFDSNLQKLSNRYWYIDEAEGSRAVGVHSAGIIEALRKIYSAEPLVAELLAK; encoded by the coding sequence ATGAAACGAATTCTCGGCCTATTCCTGATTTTGGGTCTGTTGATCAGTGTCCCGTTAAACCGCGCTGATGACGGGATGTGGACGTTCGACAATCCGCCGCTCAAACAATGGAAAGAGAAGTACGGTTTCGAACCCTCAAAAGACTGGCTCGACAAGGTGCGGCTCGCGTCGCCGAAATTCCCGGGTGCGTCAGGTGCTTTTGTCTCTCCGAACGGTTTGATCGCTACTAACCATCACGTCGCGTCATCGATCATCGCAAAGCTCTCGACCAAAGAGCGCGACCTGATGAAGACTGGTTTCTATGCCCGGACGCAGGCTGAGGAATTGAAGGCGCAGGACACCGAGATCGTTGTGCTGATGTCGTATGAGAACGTAACCGACCGCGTTCATGGCGCAGCAAAGTCGGCGGCCACCGATGCCGAAGCAGGAACGAAACGCTCGGCAGAGATAGCCAACATCGAAAAGGAATGCGGCACGTCGACCGGGCTCAACTGCATAGTCATCTCGCTTTACAGCGGCGGTGAATACTGGCTCTACCGCAACAAGCGATATACGGACATCCGGCTCGTGATGGCTCCCGAGGAGCAGGCGGCATACTTCGGCGGCGATTACGACAATTTCACCTATCCGCGCCACGACCTCGATTTCACGTTCCTGCGTGCTTACGAGAACGGACAGCCCGCAAAGACGCCGAATTTCCTGAAATGGTCGCCGACCGGCCCGAAGGACGGCGAGTTCATCGTCGTTTCCGGATATCCGGGATCGACCGCTCGCTTGCTGACCGTCGCGCAGCTCGCTTATCAGCGCGATGTGGGCAATCCGCTTCAAAAGAAGGTCTGGGAACTTCGCAGAAATGCATTGGTAAAATACTCAAAGCTCGGCGCCGAACAGATGCGTCAGGCATCGCCCGGAATGCGTTCGTTCGCGAATTCGCTAAAGCGTCTGGACGGCCAGCAGGAAGGCCTGCTGAATCCCCGCAATTTTGCCCGCAAAGAGGCGGAAGAAAAGGAACTTCGCGACAAGCTTGCAGAAAACCCCGAGCTCAACAAGCTTTATGCACCTGCCTGGGAGAATATCGCCAATGCCTATAAGGAGCTTCCGGCAATGGCAAACCGGCTGGCATTCTCGAATCTCGCGGCTTCGCGGCTGGCGACCATCGCTTCGCAGCTTGTCACCTATCACGCCGAGATCGTAAAGCCGAACGCTCAGCGTTACGCAGAATATCGCGATTCGCGTCTCGATGCGTTTCGTACCGGATTGCTTTCGCCGGCTCCGGTTTATGTCGAAATGGAAGAAGCGGCCCTTACGGCCTGGCTCGAGGACGCACTAAAGGTTTTGGGGCCGGACGATCCGTTCATCCGGGCAGCCATTGGCGACGCCGAACCGAGCGAGGTCGTCCGGCGGGCGGTCCGTGAGACCAAACTGACCGATCCGGCATCGCGAAAGGCACTGCTTGAAGGCCCGGCATCTGCGATCGAAGCATCGACCGATCCGATGGTGATGCTTGCCCGGAGAGTAGATCCGGTCGTCAGGGAATTACGGTCATGGAATGAAAAGAACATTAGCAGCGTCGAGACGGCGAACGGAACCAAGATCGCCCAAGCCCGGTTTGCGGCCTATGGCAAGACAAAACCGCCCGACGCCAATGGTCAGCTTCGTCTGCAGTTCGGCGTTGTAAAAGGATACGACGAAGATACGACGCTCGTGCCTTACAAGACCACATATTTCGGCCTTTACGACCGGGCATTGAGCTTCAACGAGATGCCACCCTACGATCTTCCGGCAAGTATCAGGAACGCACGTTCGAAAATAGACCTGGCTACGCCGCTGAATTTTGTCTACACAGCGGATACGATCGGCGGCAGTTCGGGATCACCGGTCATCAATCGCAACGGCGAACTCGTCGGGCTGAATTTCGACAGCAACCTGCAGAAGCTTTCGAACCGGTATTGGTATATCGATGAGGCTGAAGGTTCGCGTGCGGTCGGCGTGCATTCGGCGGGCATCATTGAAGCATTGCGAAAGATCTATTCGGCAGAGCCGCTCGTCGCCGAACTGCTGGCAAAATAG
- a CDS encoding transglycosylase SLT domain-containing protein, with product MFRYLISCLIVTAVIAASGAFFFRDYWEHRFDDLIAQEARIYRIDEKLVWSLIYEETYFRSAARGDAGEIGLMQVTPLVAREWAKETGLSEFERQSNENVGELLGDARRNIQIGCWYYERLREKYRGRLSETAMTLAAYNAGPSRVEEWTRDTDAANLAEADFIERIGIATTRSYVSSILVRYRANSTSKPK from the coding sequence ATGTTTCGATATCTCATTTCGTGCCTGATAGTAACGGCCGTGATCGCGGCATCGGGCGCGTTTTTTTTTCGGGATTATTGGGAACACCGTTTTGACGATCTGATCGCTCAGGAAGCAAGGATCTACCGCATCGACGAAAAGCTCGTTTGGAGCCTGATCTACGAAGAGACCTATTTCCGCTCAGCGGCCCGCGGCGATGCCGGCGAGATCGGCCTGATGCAGGTAACGCCGCTGGTAGCCCGCGAATGGGCGAAAGAGACCGGGTTGAGCGAATTCGAGCGGCAATCGAATGAGAATGTCGGCGAACTTCTGGGCGATGCCCGCCGCAACATACAGATCGGCTGCTGGTATTACGAAAGGCTCCGCGAAAAATATCGCGGACGACTGTCTGAGACCGCGATGACGCTCGCCGCATACAACGCCGGTCCGAGCCGCGTCGAGGAATGGACGCGTGACACCGACGCGGCCAACCTCGCCGAAGCTGATTTTATCGAACGGATCGGGATAGCCACGACCAGATCATACGTAAGTTCGATCCTCGTCAGGTACCGCGCCAATTCGACCAGCAAACCCAAATGA
- a CDS encoding SCO family protein, whose amino-acid sequence MRNISILVMMALAIAACSTAPADEPTANAKRYDLKGKVISVDKAGKRAKIEHEEIPGFMEKMTMDFPIKEDWVWEELAPGAEIRAELVVDSSAKDPYWLEKIGIVAAPNPDAPPPPTKEADQVGKDVPNVSLTDQDGRKFTLAGYRGKALAVTFIYRECPLPDYCIRMSQNFSNAAVQLNDNAEFKDKMRLLTISFDPARDTPAKLKEYGIGYLGNPAKPDFTVWQLAVGDDKNVRTLADFFGLKYEVNAENKAEINHNLVTAVIAPDGKVAKMLPGNRWTTDDLLRELKNVSDLAK is encoded by the coding sequence ATGCGAAATATTTCAATACTTGTGATGATGGCCTTGGCCATTGCGGCGTGCTCGACGGCACCGGCCGACGAACCGACGGCTAACGCAAAACGATATGACCTCAAAGGCAAGGTGATCTCGGTCGATAAGGCCGGAAAACGAGCCAAGATCGAGCACGAAGAGATCCCCGGCTTCATGGAAAAAATGACCATGGATTTCCCGATCAAAGAAGATTGGGTTTGGGAAGAGCTTGCTCCGGGAGCCGAGATCCGTGCCGAGCTGGTGGTCGACAGTTCCGCAAAAGATCCGTATTGGCTTGAAAAGATCGGAATAGTCGCCGCACCGAACCCCGACGCACCTCCGCCGCCAACCAAAGAGGCTGACCAGGTTGGCAAAGACGTACCGAATGTATCGCTCACAGATCAGGACGGCCGCAAGTTTACATTGGCCGGCTACCGCGGCAAGGCTCTCGCGGTCACATTCATCTATCGCGAGTGTCCGCTGCCGGATTACTGCATCAGGATGTCTCAGAATTTCAGCAATGCCGCGGTCCAACTCAACGACAATGCCGAGTTCAAGGACAAGATGCGGCTGCTGACGATCTCGTTCGACCCAGCCCGCGATACGCCGGCGAAATTGAAGGAGTACGGCATCGGCTATCTGGGCAACCCCGCGAAACCTGACTTTACCGTTTGGCAGCTCGCCGTCGGCGACGACAAAAATGTTAGGACTTTGGCCGATTTCTTTGGGCTGAAGTACGAGGTCAACGCTGAGAACAAGGCCGAGATCAACCACAATCTCGTTACTGCCGTGATCGCGCCGGACGGCAAGGTGGCAAAGATGCTGCCTGGAAACCGTTGGACGACAGATGACCTTTTGCGGGAATTGAAGAACGTGTCGGATCTGGCAAAGTAG
- a CDS encoding transglycosylase SLT domain-containing protein translates to MRLLCIAAILTFNLQISASPAEDTHRSIREAYASNDLAAVTLQLTQLRDADPRSFVANNYDYLLARTAERTGDFAAAMASYQSVADRGSILKEYALYRMAMIAGASGNHMLERLFLMQLVAIFPESLLARAADARFARSYTESGNYRFVVDGGRLPAISADPGNFFPSVTANSLIRKELAIRAKAHLQLGDTERARSAFAELTEGTDDPSQPDDLALEGVRGLDVIDRTVGGEGLKTPRLAASEHLRRAAVYQFNRQFVEARGHYLAVVNDHSSDQSIPDAMYMIGRGHAQRSEFADAIVWFERLLERFPDHPSAKDALLHAASAYARNGKYRESIARYQRYIERYPDDASVDRAYLNPVDILRDQRQDTEALRRAAETQARFRGKVGEAQALFAEARIYLAREDWEKAIDTLQRSMPLADLGEARVPGGTNRAEVRFLIAFSLERVGRVSEAISQYLAIADGRREYYGWRATERLRELAVNESTRPAVTAALAALSADLNSKDADTRRKAIQSAIRMTIDEGARERLLNSLREVYAELPAYSKLPRFTFVDRSRKEPAEKPKRQTGAARHRRIAEELLFLGLYDEAAPELEAGRLPASPDDRYTLAVVYTRGGKAYRGFDLIEPLWRNVPADFQIELIPADAAELLFPVPYADHILASALPQSLDPRFITAIMRQESGFRPDARSNAAARGLMQFISSTAERIAGELGRKNFDQDDLYDPATAILFGSQYAGGLLRLFPNQYQAAAASYNGGEENMKRWIGRASSDLPDRYVPEIAYSQTKDYVYKVMANYRVYRTLYDDKLKLR, encoded by the coding sequence ATGCGGCTTCTTTGCATCGCGGCCATCCTCACCTTTAACCTCCAGATATCAGCCTCACCCGCCGAAGATACCCATCGATCTATCCGCGAAGCATATGCAAGCAATGATCTTGCCGCGGTCACGCTTCAACTCACCCAACTTCGGGATGCGGACCCTCGATCGTTCGTCGCAAATAATTACGACTATCTTTTGGCACGAACGGCCGAACGAACGGGCGACTTTGCGGCGGCGATGGCGAGCTATCAATCGGTCGCTGACCGCGGTTCGATACTTAAGGAATACGCTTTGTATCGGATGGCGATGATCGCCGGCGCCTCGGGCAACCACATGCTTGAACGACTGTTTCTGATGCAGTTGGTCGCCATCTTTCCCGAGAGCCTTCTCGCTCGTGCCGCTGATGCGAGGTTCGCCCGCAGCTATACCGAGAGCGGTAACTACCGGTTCGTCGTTGATGGCGGCAGATTACCGGCAATATCAGCCGATCCGGGAAACTTCTTTCCGTCCGTAACGGCGAATTCGCTTATTCGCAAAGAGCTTGCGATCAGGGCTAAGGCTCATCTTCAGCTTGGCGACACTGAGCGTGCGCGGTCGGCGTTCGCGGAACTGACAGAAGGCACGGACGACCCCAGCCAGCCGGACGATCTGGCGCTCGAAGGCGTTCGCGGACTCGACGTCATCGATCGTACGGTCGGCGGCGAAGGTCTGAAGACGCCGAGGCTTGCCGCGTCAGAGCATTTGCGCCGAGCGGCGGTTTATCAGTTCAACCGCCAATTCGTCGAAGCCCGGGGCCATTACCTCGCCGTCGTCAATGATCATTCAAGCGATCAGAGCATTCCCGACGCGATGTATATGATCGGCCGCGGCCACGCTCAACGGTCCGAATTTGCCGATGCGATCGTGTGGTTCGAGCGGCTGCTCGAACGTTTTCCCGATCACCCGTCGGCAAAAGATGCCCTGCTGCACGCCGCTTCAGCGTATGCCCGAAATGGAAAATATCGTGAATCGATCGCACGCTATCAGCGGTATATCGAAAGATACCCCGATGATGCGAGCGTTGATCGGGCATATCTCAACCCGGTCGATATCTTGCGCGATCAGCGTCAGGATACCGAAGCTTTGCGCCGAGCAGCAGAGACGCAGGCGAGGTTTCGCGGAAAGGTCGGCGAGGCTCAGGCTCTGTTTGCCGAAGCTCGGATCTATCTCGCTCGCGAAGACTGGGAAAAGGCCATCGACACGCTTCAGCGATCGATGCCGCTTGCCGATCTTGGCGAAGCGCGTGTCCCGGGAGGAACGAACCGTGCCGAAGTGCGCTTTCTGATCGCCTTTTCGCTCGAAAGGGTCGGACGTGTCTCAGAGGCCATATCGCAATACCTTGCGATAGCCGATGGCCGTAGGGAGTATTACGGTTGGCGGGCGACCGAACGCCTTCGCGAACTTGCGGTGAACGAATCGACGCGTCCGGCGGTCACCGCCGCATTGGCAGCTCTTTCGGCGGACCTCAACTCGAAGGATGCTGATACTCGCCGCAAAGCGATCCAATCAGCTATCCGAATGACGATCGATGAGGGTGCCCGCGAGCGGCTGCTGAATTCACTTCGAGAGGTGTATGCAGAACTGCCCGCATACTCAAAACTCCCGCGATTCACTTTTGTGGATAGGTCGCGCAAGGAGCCGGCCGAAAAGCCCAAACGGCAGACGGGCGCCGCACGACATAGACGCATTGCCGAAGAGCTGCTTTTTCTTGGGTTATACGATGAGGCCGCACCCGAACTCGAAGCAGGCAGGCTGCCGGCCTCGCCCGACGATCGGTACACGCTGGCAGTAGTTTACACTCGTGGCGGAAAGGCATATCGCGGGTTCGATCTGATCGAACCGCTATGGCGAAATGTGCCGGCCGATTTTCAGATCGAACTCATTCCTGCCGATGCCGCCGAATTATTGTTTCCCGTACCGTACGCCGATCATATTCTTGCGAGCGCGCTGCCGCAGAGCCTCGATCCGCGTTTTATCACCGCTATCATGCGTCAGGAATCGGGCTTCCGGCCCGACGCAAGATCCAACGCTGCCGCCCGCGGTCTGATGCAGTTCATTTCGAGCACGGCCGAAAGGATCGCCGGTGAGCTCGGCCGAAAGAATTTCGATCAGGACGACCTTTACGATCCGGCCACAGCGATCCTCTTTGGCTCGCAATATGCGGGCGGCCTTCTCCGATTATTTCCGAACCAGTATCAGGCGGCGGCCGCAAGTTATAACGGCGGCGAAGAGAATATGAAACGATGGATAGGCCGGGCAAGCTCGGACCTGCCCGACCGCTACGTTCCGGAGATCGCCTATTCGCAGACGAAGGACTACGTCTATAAGGTGATGGCAAATTACCGGGTTTACCGTACTCTGTATGACGATAAGCTCAAGCTCAGATGA
- a CDS encoding amidohydrolase family protein, with amino-acid sequence MKILTADYVLPIASEPIRDGAVVIEGSTIIDVGPGVAMLERFPEAEVNAFGEAAILPGFVNCHSHLEVTALRGALDGVEHDFRSWLLKLNDLRAAMSDDAIEEAAFRGAREGARAGVTCFGDIGRNGRAGLNGLKRAGLRGIVFQETEFSPDNRTAERDLSYLVKKFELLRADETELVRVGLSPHSPYTVGSRLFEMIAQMSIIDRIPITIHAAESANETELMMHGTGFFTEVYEKFDVEWQSPHCTTIEYLERLGVLSARPLLAHCVEVSDRDISRIAANGAKIAHCPKSNAKFGHGYAPFEKFADAGIAVGLGSDSVASNNVCDMLEEARFAALSARNRPDSKRFVGAREVLRASTLGGAQALGMEDIVGTLRSGKQADIAVVSLENIAQQPVSDIEAALVFSSNARDVMMTFVAGEAVYPFNS; translated from the coding sequence ATGAAGATCCTCACAGCCGACTACGTTTTGCCGATCGCATCGGAACCGATCCGCGACGGTGCGGTCGTCATCGAAGGCTCGACCATCATTGATGTCGGGCCAGGCGTCGCGATGCTCGAACGGTTTCCGGAGGCTGAAGTAAATGCGTTTGGCGAGGCTGCGATCTTGCCGGGCTTTGTGAACTGCCACTCGCATCTCGAGGTGACCGCATTGCGTGGGGCTTTGGACGGCGTCGAGCACGACTTTCGGTCATGGCTTTTGAAACTTAACGATCTGCGTGCGGCCATGTCTGACGATGCGATCGAGGAAGCGGCATTTCGCGGCGCGAGAGAAGGAGCACGAGCCGGCGTCACCTGCTTCGGCGACATCGGGCGAAACGGCCGGGCTGGCCTCAACGGACTGAAACGGGCCGGTCTCCGGGGGATCGTCTTTCAAGAGACCGAGTTCTCGCCGGATAACCGGACCGCTGAGCGCGATCTTTCTTATCTGGTGAAAAAGTTCGAACTGCTTCGGGCGGACGAGACCGAACTTGTACGGGTCGGGCTGTCGCCGCACTCACCATATACGGTAGGGTCGAGGCTATTCGAGATGATCGCTCAGATGTCGATCATCGACCGCATTCCGATAACCATCCACGCGGCCGAATCTGCGAACGAAACGGAACTGATGATGCACGGCACGGGCTTTTTCACAGAGGTCTACGAGAAATTTGACGTCGAGTGGCAAAGCCCTCACTGCACGACGATCGAATATCTCGAACGGTTGGGCGTACTCTCGGCTCGGCCGTTGCTGGCACATTGCGTCGAGGTTTCGGATCGCGACATAAGCCGCATCGCCGCCAACGGAGCAAAGATAGCGCATTGCCCGAAATCGAACGCAAAATTCGGCCACGGCTACGCACCGTTCGAGAAATTTGCGGATGCCGGCATCGCGGTCGGGCTCGGCAGCGATTCGGTGGCGAGCAACAACGTGTGCGACATGCTCGAAGAAGCCCGCTTTGCGGCCCTGTCAGCCCGCAATCGTCCCGACAGCAAACGGTTCGTAGGTGCGAGGGAAGTGTTGCGGGCTTCGACTCTTGGTGGTGCTCAGGCTCTGGGCATGGAAGACATTGTCGGCACTCTCCGATCCGGAAAGCAGGCTGACATTGCCGTTGTATCGCTCGAAAACATCGCCCAGCAACCTGTCAGCGACATCGAGGCCGCGTTGGTCTTTTCGTCGAACGCCCGCGACGTCATGATGACATTTGTCGCAGGTGAGGCGGTCTATCCTTTCAACAGTTGA